From a region of the Solanum stenotomum isolate F172 chromosome 2, ASM1918654v1, whole genome shotgun sequence genome:
- the LOC125855676 gene encoding cellulose synthase A catalytic subunit 2 [UDP-forming]-like, with protein sequence MDTKGRLIAGSHNRNEFVLINADEVGRVTSVKELSGQICQICGDEIEVTVDGETFVACNECAFPVCRPCYEYERREGNQACPQCKTRYKRIKGSQRVDGDDEEDEFDDLDHEFDYDGTPRHLSEAALAARLGRGTNYNASGLNTPAEVDPAALNSEIPLLTYGQEDDTISADKHALIIPPFMGRGKKIHHVPYTDSSMSLPPRPMDPKKDLAVYGYGTVAWKERMEDWKKKQNDKLQVVKHGGKGGDNDGDELDDPDLPKMDEGRQPLSRKMPIASSRLSPYRLSILVRLAVVGLFFHYRITHPVNDAYVLWLLSIICEIWFAVSWIFDQFPKWCPIRRETYLDRLSLRYEKEGKPSGLAPVDIFVSTVDPLKEPPLITANTVLSILACDYPVDKVSCYVSDDGAAMLTFEALSETSEFARKWVPFCKKFNIEPRAPEWYFSLKVDYLKNKVHPSFVRERRAMKRDYEEFKVRINGLVATAQKVPEDGWTMQDGTPWPGNLVRDHPGMIQVFLGNDGVRDSEGNVLPRLIYVSREKRPGFDHH encoded by the exons ATGGATACTAAAGGGAGGCTTATTGCTGGTTCACATAATAGAAATGAATTTGTTCTCATCAATGCTGATGAAGTTGGAAGA GTAACTTCTGTGAAAGAATTAAGTGGACAGATTTGCCAGATTTGTGGAGATGAGATTGAAGTTACAGTAGATGGGGAGACATTTGTTGCTTGCAATGAGTGTGCATTTCCTGTTTGTAGACCTTGTTATGAGTACGAAAGGAGAGAAGGGAATCAAGCTTGCCCTCAATGTAAAACTAGGTACAAGCGTATTAAAGGGAGCCAAAGAGTTGATGgagatgatgaagaagatgaatttGATGATTTAGATCATGAATTTGATTATGATGGTACACCTAGACATCTTTCTGAGGCTGCACTTGCTGCTCGCCTTGGCCGCGGTACCAATTATAATGCTTCTGGGCTTAATACACCAGCAGAAGTAGATCCTGCTGCCCTTAACTCAGAGATCCCTCTTCTTACTTATGGTCAAGAG GATGATACAATTTCAGCTGATAAACATGCCCTTATCATACCACCTTTTATGGGTCGTGGGAAGAAAATTCATCATGTGCCTTATACTGATTCATCCATGTCTT TGCCGCCTCGCCCCATGGATCCTAAGAAAGATTTGGCAGTTTATGGATATGGTACTGTTGCATGGAAGGAAAGAATGGAGGACTGGAAGAAAAAGCAGAATGATAAACTACAGGTGGTTAAGCATGGAGGCAAAGGTGGTGATAACGATGGAGATGAGCTGGATGATCCTGATCTCCCCAA GATGGATGAAGGAAGACAACCACTTTCGAGAAAGATGCCTATTGCCTCTAGCAGGCTAAGCCCATACAGATTATCCATTTTAGTTCGTCTTGCTGTTGTTGGGCTCTTTTTCCACTATCGAATAACGCACCCTGTCAATGATGCATATGTATTATGGCTGCTATCTATTATATGTGAAATATGGTTTGCTGTGTCATGGATATTTGATCAGTTCCCTAAATGGTGTCCAATTCGTCGAGAGACATACTTGGATAGGCTATCTCTGAG GTATGAGAAAGAAGGGAAGCCTTCTGGGTTAGCCCCTGTAGATATATTTGTTAGTACGGTGGATCCCCTAAAAGAACCTCCACTTATTACTGCAAATACTGTTCTCTCCATTCTCGCTTGTGACTATCCAGTGGACAAGGTTTCGTGCTATGTCTCTGATGATGGTGCTGCCATGCTTACTTTTGAGGCTCTCTCTGAAACATCTGAGTTCGCAAGGAAATGGGTCCCATTCTGCAAAAAGTTCAACATAGAGCCTCGAGCGCCGGAGTGGTATTTTTCTCTGAAGGTTGATTATCTGAAAAATAAAGTACACCCATCATTTGTGAGGGAACGTCGTGCTATGAAG AGAGATTATGAAGAATTCAAGGTTCGGATAAATGGGCTGGTTGCCACAGCACAAAAGGTTCCTGAAGATGGCTGGACCATGCAAGATGGAACGCCTTGGCCAGGAAATCTTGTCAGGGATCATCCTGGAAtgattcag GTCTTCCTGGGTAATGATGGTGTCCGTGATAGTGAAGGGAATGTATTGCCTCGCCTTATCTATGTTTCTCGTGAAAAACGTCCTGGATTTGACCACCAC